Below is a window of Brassica napus cultivar Da-Ae chromosome A5, Da-Ae, whole genome shotgun sequence DNA.
AGTACTATTAGGTTCATCAGACAAACCCTGACCTTCTTCTGACATCATCAAGTCTTGGCCATCATCTTTACTTACTTCCTCTTGGAAAAcaggttcatcatcatcaatggGTAAATCCTCGTGCTGGCTAGGTGGGAACACAAAGTGATCAGACATGAACAAATCACGTGAAGTTTCAGCTCCGTAGTAAGCATGATCAAACTTCCTTGCATCTTTTGATTCAACGTTATAAGGGCCAGGAGAAGCAGCATAAGCTGACGAAGTAAGGGAGACGACTTCCCATTCATTCCCACGTGGAGGATGATCCTCTTTGTCAACCATCTTTTAACCACAGAATCTCCAACGACCCTAAGAAACAGAGAATCACTCTGCTTTAGCTAactatagaaaaaaaacagagcattTCTCAGATCTTCAAATGCAAAAGGACCGAACTTTCATCGTATTAGCAACACTACTCAGAcaatcaaacccaaaacaacaTCAAGGGGACATTACACGAGCTATTTTGATTAAAGGATTGAAACCAAGGTGTATTCAGAAACAGAGGAAGCCAATCGATACTAGTAGGGGATATTCAGAAACAGAGGAAAACAAAATTCCTTTCTGGGTTCTATCAGATTCCACTAGCAGAATGCTAAAGTCGATCTCTTTCCACAAATAGCTTATCCAATTCGAAACGAGCTATAACGAAAGCTATACGGAGAAATcacagaagaagaaagagttttACAGAGGGACGAATCGCTCGTCGGGAAAATACCTAATGAAGAGACGATACGTAATCGATTGGATTCGATTCGATTGGATCCGGAGAATGATGATGAGATTCTTCTCTGGAGGAGACTTGAGGAGAGGAGGAAAAGATCGGCAATTATTTGAAACCGGCGACACCGGTTTTTTAGGTTGGCTGGTATAGACGGTGGGACCGGCTGCAGTCGGTAAAAATATTCACAAGCTTTTATATATCGTTTTGACACGTGGCTTATTATGATTGGGTTTTAGAGTATGAGTAAGCCTTTGTCTCTCTTTAAACAAATGTGTGGCAGATGCTTGAAACcagtggaggaggaggaggaggagaatggGAGATCTCTACGCTTTGGACTTCGATGGAGTTCTCTGCGATAGCTGTGGAGAAAGCTCTCTTTCTGCTGTTAAGGTCAAACTCTTCGATATTCTCTATGTCTCTCTGTTTTTGTCCGATTCTGAAGTTTGGAACTTTAGTTCGTTTGACTGTTGATGCGTGTTGTAGGCTGCGAGAGTGAGATGGCCTGGTTTGTTCGTAGGAGTTGACTCAGCTTTAGAGGAATGGATCGTTGACCAGATGCATATTGTAAATTCACCATCTTTATTACTGTGTTGTTCAGCTTAAAGCTTTTGATTTTGAAAGAATGTTGAAAGCTTACACAGGAGCTGGTGTGTTTTGTAGGTGAGACCTGTGGTGGAAACTGGCTATGAGAATCTTCTACTTGTTCGGCTCCTGTTGGAGACGAAGATGCCCTCTATTAGAAAATCTTCAGTGAGTGTGGAATGATTCACTTTACTTGAGCTTGAATGAACAGTTTGATGATGATTGgttgtgtttgtttattttaaggTTGCAGAGGGGTTGACTGTTGATGGGATATTGGGGAGCTGGGGAAAGATTAAGCCGGTTATCATGGAAGCTTGGGATGAAGACGATAAAGATGCTTTGATTGATTTGTTTGGAAAAGTTAGAGATGATTGGATTAACAATGACTTGACCACTTGGATTGGTGCCAATAGGTTTATTTATGTCTTCAAGATTAAATCTTACAAATCATATAGTCAAAGTTCCATCTTTTGTCGCGTACTTAGCTTCATATCTTTGATACATAGTCTTACTAAATTTGCAGATTCTATCCAGGAGTTTCAGATGCACTGAAGTTTGCCAGCTCAAAGATTTACATTGTCACCACTAAACAGGTCCACTTTTGTTCTGTGTAGCCACAGTTTGGTTGTAGTATCTTAGTGAATTGGAGTAAATGATTCCAATTCAATCCAGAACTATAACTAAAATTTGTTAGTATGTGTGTGGGGAAAATTGCAGGGCCGGTTTGCAGAAGCGTTGCTGCGTGAAATAGCAGGTGTAATCATACCACCAGAAAGGATCTATGCTCTAGGTTCAGGGTCGGTAACAGTACCAGTATCACCAAGAACTTTGATCTTCTAGTTTCTCCTAAGTTCTACCCTTTAAGCTactttttttctgtttgatagGCCAAAGGTGGAAGTGCTAAAGCTACTCCAGAACAAGCCAGAACATCAGGGCTTGACGCTGCAGTAAGTCTCGCTCATACTCCTTCACATATATCTACATGACTTGGTAACCATTAGTTTACAATCCCACCATGGACAGTTTTGTGGAAGACAGACTCGCAACGCTGAAGAATGTCATCAAGGAGCCTGAACTAGACAAATGGAACCTATACCTAAGTAAGTCTCTTTGTGTCTCCCCTCATATAATCTTTTTCTGGTTCTTATTGCTCATTATTCTGACGGATCTTATTTAATGAAACAGGTAACTGGGGCTACAacacagagaaagagagagcagAAGCTGAAAGCATCCCAAGAATTCAGGTTATCGAGCTTTCCACGTTTAGCAATAAGCTTAAATGAATGCAATACTCATCCCTTTTTCATTGTATTCTACGAATCAAACATGTCAAAGATATTGTAGCTAAGATTCAGCTAAAAGAGATAAACTTCTCAATCTCATAACTCATCCTTGGTCACATCATTCTTGTTATTACCATCACCACCTTCATCATCCTTGCTTTTCTTAAGTTTGTCGACGACATCATCAAGAGGAGGATCTCCAGGTCGTCGAAACTCTTGTTTCCCTATCTTAACCTCATAAGCCTCTTCTTGGCGCAGCACAAACTCCCTTagctacaaataaaaatgattgtaGTTGTCAATAATCTCTCTGAACAATCCGTTTTAGCTTTATCTTATTACCTCAGTCACTTCCTTCCCGTTCTGCATATTGAACATCACCGTGGATCGATCCACGGCCATGAACCTCACTCCCAACCCACCTGTTCTCAGAACTTTCGTCCATTTCATAGCAATGTCCACCACCATATCCTGTGATTGAAATCAAAACGATTTTTTAACAGTCTGAAGCTACTTACAACCAGAGTTCAGTAGGCGATTTAGTAAAGatttcaataaatattttttaaaacaaatttggagacctatatttatgtaattttcttcaaaaaaaattggGATTACGGACGAATGTTTCATTCGGCTTGAAGCATCTTGATGCCTTTGTATTACCTTAGTACGTTGGACGCCTAACCGGAGCTTGACGAAACCGACGACGGGTGCAAAAGTCCGTTTAGCCATCTCCTCTTGGATCTGATCGAATCCCATGTTGGAGAAATCCGGAGGAGGATCGAACTCCGTCGTCTCTGCGTTGCTCCCCCACGTTTTCCACGATTCGTCTTCTTCGTTGTCTTCCACGTCGTCTAGATCGTCGGTGATCTCGATCCGTCGCTTCCCCGCTTCGACGGATCCGTAGAAGTTAGAGATCAGAAGAAAGACGATGCAACAAAGTAGAGAGGAGCGCAAGATCTTCTCCATTGGTTTGTGAGTTTAACCGTTAACGGAGAAGGAAGTGAGAGACGCAACGGCTTTTCTAAATCAGTTGAGTAACGACATTAACTGAACCTGATCACTACAAACTGCTTGccgttttgatattttgtatatgGACTGCGTACCGAGTGATGTTCTTACTTATGACAAACATGTAAAAgcccatttatttattttttagtcaACATGTAAAAGCCCATTTACATCAAAAAACAAATGAatatttttccaaaataaatcACCATGTGTCTCGATTTAATTGGAGAAACTCTTATAATCTGTGTGCGGTCTTTTTTAAACTTGATATATAAAGTTTTGATAGATGGTATAGTCACGAAACTGATGTATAAACTCATTTCCTACTTTCCTTTAGAAACAAACAAACGAAGagcaaacaaaacaaatagCAATAACATTTTGCCTCTGTTATATTCACCAAAATAATCCGAAATTTTACTGTACTTGTTTTGGAGAAACCTCGTCTCTCTGATTCATCAGTCCTTTTAATGGCAATgccaacccaaaaaaaaaaaatactcctaTAGAATCATCAAAAGAGTGGAGTGATCATGAAAGTATATACCTCAAATACCAAAATCAGAATTTGCTGAGCTGACGTAACTGATGAACAGAACCCTTTCTCCCCCGAAGTTTATAAGCACTTTCAATGGCTGCTCCCACTTAAAACCCAACAGGGTGAGATTGAGATTCATCGAGGCTACTACCTCTCTATCGACGTCTTTTTTTCTTAGGTGTAAGCAGGACAGGTTTCTGTGATGAGTTTGCTTCCAGGTTTGGATCTTCACTCGCTGTTGCAATCCTGTACTGTGTATCAGTGTCACTGTCTATCTCATAAGGAGTCATTCTACTCTGATTTGCTCTAAACTGCAAAAGGGTCACGTTGTAGAAGTAGCTCACGATCTTTCCTCTGCTCTTTGACGGAAGAACGCTCCTGAGCTCATCGAAGAAAGACGGGATAAGTGTAGGCGGAGAAGGCATCAAAGACATCACTTTCTTCAGTTCCAACTCTGTCCAATACTGCAGGTTACCCTCGCCCATTGTATCGAAACACCACATGTAGAAAGCTGAACCAAGTTCGAGTTTCAGTTTCTCCTGTTTTGCCTTGATATGGAATCTGACACAACCAACAGAGCCTGGATTTTGGCAGCCACAGGAAGCATCTTGTCTTCCTTTTCCAATAGGATCTCTTTCTATGAGAAggttatttttgttgttttgttctttgttaAGTGGCCAGATCAGAGTGCCCAGCCACTTTGGATCGCTTTCAGTGGTGATCCCAGTCCACTCAGGTACTTCAGCTTGAAACTCTGGACCAACTAGACCACCTGATTCATCATCCTCCTCGTCTGAACCCTCTGAACCCGAGCCATCCTCAAAAGATATCCCAGCTTTCCTCTCATTAAACTGACCCCTCTCGAAACTGAGTCTCTCTCTTAGATTATAACTAGTCCCAGCACTATCTTGATACAGAGACGGATGCATCTTCTGGATTTTCTGAAACACACACGCAACCAAAATGATCAAGACTTGGAAGAAAAGTGCATATACTAATGGCATAAACAATAATGAACTTCAAGTCACTAAACACACCTGCCAAATCTTTTCACAAGCCAAATCAGAGTTCGTTCTCGAAGCTCTAAACAGAAGAAGCTCTTTCCACGGCTCTTCACTTCCATAACAATCCCACTTTGATCTATCCGGCAAAGAACCAATAGACACATCACATGGATCCTTAGCAGCCTCGCTTAACCACTTCAACGTCTCTAAAGAACACTCCCGTTTCCTCTTCCCAGGGGAAGAAGAACCAGAATCAAGAAACACCTTCTTATCATCAAATCTTCTCCTAGCTTTCGATATAAACCATTTAAACTCTCCTCCCACCTCTCTTGAAACCATACCTTCCCTCATCAACTCATACTTCCTCTTCACCTGAGCCACAAAATCCCCAAACCTCCCAATCAGATCATCCGATACTCCAGGCAGCTCCACGCCACCACCATCCCCTCTGTTCAACCACCGCGCAAGCGCGGCGAGGTACTTAACATAGATCAATTTCGCAGATAAACCTAATCCACACTCGCTCCCGACCTCCTCCCACGCAGCATTCTCCGTAACGGCTTTGAACCCGCCTCTGTGACTCACGCCGACGAAGAGGCGGAAGAGATCGACGGTCGCCGGAGGCGGAGGACAGAACTCGACGACGAACGATTCGAGCAAGCGTCGGAACGAGGAGACGAGCTCGTCGAACGCCGGATCGGAGTCGGAGACTGCTTCGGGAGACTTGTTCAGGTCGAAGCTCTTCGGAGTTTTGACGGCGGCGTCTGGTGCCGTCGACCATCCAGCCatcgacgacgacgacgacgaagaGCGAATCCTACAGCCATTCATAGATCCCATTTTATACATaaacagtaacaaaaaaaaaagagagaaactgAAACCCTAGGAATCGTTAGCTTACGATTACGATTCCATGGCGAATTTTTTTAAGCGGGAAATACAAAATCGAAAAAGCTAGGGCCGTTTCGCAAAACCTTGACCCGCCATTTCCTCTCTGTCGAGGTTTGGGTTTGTGATAGATGGTGACCGAAGAAGAAGTTTGGGGTCAGAAATCGAAGTTTTCGAAAGTATAGACCCTTATTTCGCAAAATTGAAAACTATGTTTTCCCCCTAGATTTAGGGTTAAACTAAACGAATTGTAAAACAATGCGATAAAAATGAAAATCGCcgacaaaatatatattattgagaggagaaataaataatattgcGAAATTGGCTAACCTTTTTTTGTGTAATTTCGCCTGTATTTTAGGAGGAGTATTAAGAAGAAGTGTAGagaaatgatttgttttattgaatgaagCACGACGGTTATTTATGGGAGACGCTTTGGAAATGAGTGAGACTCGTACccattaaataataaagatacaTATATTAGCTGTCATATGACGTATTCACTCTGGTTAGTTGTTAACCCACAGGTTGAGTTAAACACTAACATACTACAAAGGGGGTTTGTTAGTGTTTGTTATACTCTTCTAAAAAAGATTGTATGGATTATCATTTGGGCCTTAAAAACATGAGTCAAACTTTCAATTTTTATCAacataaatagataaataaataaaaagaataaaatactGATTCTCAAAGTCACTAAAACTTAAGACTGTCATTTTCGactaaatattgttaatttttttattttaaaatctttcaaCTAATCATACATACtgaagtttttaaatttttaaatcactgaatttttaataatataaaataataatttataactaGTCGATGTAATCCGTAACAAATCAAATAATAAGTTACAATTTGTTATAATTACAATTGTAAATTGCAATGGCATACaaactaattaaatattctttctgttttatattatttgtcattttagcattttgttttttcattttaaatgtctttttatgttttaattgcaaaatttaataataatattttttattttatttttttattggttgaaatatgattAGGTGTATagatacttatatttttattttggaaatatgcaaaattaaatatttttttaatctgtgtgtATAAACCTAAAACGACAAATAAATTGAAGCGAATGGAGTATGCGTTATTTGCTTAGACTTTCGTATTAGACTATctataactaattttatttaatatataaaatcgaccaaattttttttaaaaaattaaatactacTATTAGTTACTTTAGCAAAACACCATtctaaaatactaaaaatgaTGTTGccatttaataacaaaaaaacgaACCATAACAATTAAAGACAGTAAactgaaattattttatatgatgaattctaaaaatcattcgACAACGAATGGAATAGTGTAATTCAAATGAAATCAAATAATGTAACGATTTCATTAATGCTGAGGATAAAAGAAGATAAGAATAAAGAGTGTTATTACTGTCCATCAGACAAACTCATTAATAATAGTGTAATCACTGATTAGTCATTAATTATTCTAACTACCTTAAATAAACGAAAAAGCATGTCCCTCTCACCAACTCAGCTCGGCTCAGCTTAAAGCTCGATCACTCTACTCATGACCCGACCGTCGAGTTAAGTCAGAGAGATGCGTTTTACGTTCCGATCAACTTCGATCCTGACCGTCCATTTTAAAAAGTGCTCATCATCCTCTGCATCGAAGTTATCTGCTAGACATGATCATGGGCTCATGGTCAAAAGAGGAGATTACAATTCTCTCTTCCTTCAAAACAAGCTATTGCAAGCTTACACGAAAAGCCGAGACTTTTACAATGCAGACAAGctgttcgacgaaatgcctGTTAGAAATGTCGTTACTTGGAACATAATGATTCACGGGGCTATACACCGAGACGGTGACACCAAGGAGAAAGCTCGTATTGGTTTCTGTTATTTGAGACGGGCTCTTCTCAGTGAAGTGGGGTTGGATCATGTGTCTTTCATTGGTCTGATACGGTTGTGTAGCGATTCAACCAATGTAGAAGCTGGTATTCAGTTACACAGTTTGGTAATGAAACAAGGTCTTGGTTCAGATTGTTTTGTAAGTACTACTCTCGTTGGTTTCTATGGGAAATGTGGTTACATTGCTGAAGCTAGACGAGTTTTTGAGGCGGTTTTGAGTAAAGACTTAGTGTTATGGAACGCTTTGGTCTCGTCGTATGTGCTTAACGGTATGGTCGATGAAGCTTTCGGTTTACTCAAGGTAATGGGATCCTCCCAAGGTGATCATTTCACATTCTCGAGTCTTCTCAGTGTGTGCAGGGTCGAACAAGGGAAGCAGATACACGCCATTGCCTTCAAACTGTCGTTTCAGTTCGACATTCCTGTGGCGACTGCATTGGTTGACATGTATGCTAAGAGTAACCATATGAGAGACGCCCGGGAGTGTTTTGAATCGATGGTTGTGAGAAATGTAGTGTCTTGGAACGCGATGATTGTGGGTTATGGACAAAACGGAGAAGGGAGGGAAGCTGTGAGGCTTCTTGGTGAGATGAGAAGCGAGAATCATCTCCAACCTGATGAGCTTACCTTTGCAAGTGTTTTAAGTTCTTGCGCGAAGTTCTCAGCAGTTCAGGAGGTTAAGCAAGTGCAAGCCGTTGTTATTAAACAAGGCTATGAATGTTTTTTGTCTGTGGCTAATTCTCTGGTAACTGCTTACTCCAAGAGTGGAAGTTTATCCGAAGCACTTGTCTGTTTCCACTCTATCAAGGCACCAGATCTTGTTTCATGGACTTCAGTGATCGGAGCTTTAGCTTTTCACGGATTCGCTGAAGAAAGCTTGAGAATGTTTGAAAGTATGGTGCAGACACTTCATCCAGACAAGATCACTTTCTTAGAGGTTATGTCTGCTTGTAGCCATGGAGGATTAGTTCAAGAAGGGATTCGTTGCCTCAAACTAATGACTGAGGTTTACAAGATGGAACCAGAGGAAGAACACTACACCTGTCTGATAGATCTTCTTGGTCGAGCTGGTTTCATCGACGAGGCCTTGGATGTTTTAAGGTCAATGCCTATTGAGCCACGCGCAGATGCTTTGGCAGCTTTCACAGGAGCATGTAACATCCACGAGAAGAGAGAATCTATGAAATGGGGTGCAAAGAAGCTCCTTGAAATTGAACTTAGCAAACCTGTGAACTACTCTCTCTTGTCAAAGGCTTACGTCTCTGAAGGCCACTGGAACCAAGCAGCTACGGTGCGTATAACAGAGAGGAGAAATTGCAATAATCCCAAAACTCCAGGTTGCAGTTGGCTTGGGGACTAGTTAGTCTATAAACAGTGACCATGACTCATGAACATaatgatatataaaaatcaCATGGAAGTCAAAGATTGTTTAAGAATGCCAGCAAAAAGAACACAAATGATGCAACTGGACAGCAATTCCTGTGGTCTTTTCCTGTCACTATGCGTATACAAACATACAAGATCACAGACGCAACACAAGGGCTTGCAGTGAGGTCCAAATGCCACATCAAAAGAATCTAAGTGAGACAATCCTGAATATTTACTCATTACCATGTCTTTTGTTCTGTTCTAACACTTCTTTGGTTGGTACTTCGTATACAGATATAGGAGAAGAAGGTACATCAAGAATTTAGTAAAGAGACTCTTTATCTTTATGCTTTTTCTAATTTCTTGGTAGCGAGTCTTGCCTTGTTAGCTCGTAGTTGTCAGCTCCCTGGAGGGTTTGGTTCTCGTTATTTACAATTGCAATCTTCgaacaaaggaagaagaaggaagatgtGTAGATTGTGAAATGCCAAATACTGCACATAATATGTGGATATTCAGAAAGTGATACCAATGGATATTACTTTATTTGAACACTTTGAATACACACACATACCTGTGCCAAATCCAGTAGCTTGAACTGGTTTCAACTTTGAAACTTATGGCTGCCATGGTAAAGGCTACAAGACCAGCCGCCATAAAGCCCCAATGAAACCGTTTCTTGAGTGTCTTGATCAAACTACTAAACCATTCTTTCACTGCCCTTggcctattaaaaaaaaaacatatgagacATAACTTGGATATGTTATGCTTTACACAGGAAACATAATGGTTTTCCTTCTGTTACCTGTCCAGCATGTTCATTGAAAATCCAGCTGATCCGCAATATGATCTATACTTTGTAATAAACTCTACCAAAAACCCAATGAGAAGACCAAGTGACCCAATAGCTAATACAATGATAACATTCGAAGCCCTGCAAGCAAATTGATAGTGAGCCGAGGTAACAGTTTAGAAGAAGTATTAAAGTGCTAACTAACACACCTTGTTGCCTTGGTTAAGGCTAATAAAGCTGTGAGAATGGCAACAACTGTGTGTATTGTCCTCTTGACTGATTCATCAGCTGTGGATAAGTACACAAACGTACCAATCACCGCCATGAAAGAGAGCCAGAAATCCATGAACTGAAGTAAATAAACTAAGTATCATTTCACacagaagatgatgatgatgcagaTAATAATAACTACTTGTACCTGTAACACGTTGTAAGTCAACACACACCAGGTGCCTACATCACACGCATGATACAGAGCGCTTGAGATTCCGCTAGATGTGAAAAGAACCCACTCTGGATACTCCTGTTTAGTGTATGAGAGTTGgtcaaaagaaacaaacaagaacCATTGAACTAAAATGTGTTATACTAAGAAAAATTACTCGCTGCCGAAGAGCCCAGTAAGCTGGCAAAAGAGCTGCTGCATTTGATGCAATGAGAGCAATAGACTGAATGATATGTCCTGCATCAGTTTTTTTCAGCACAAGAGTACATAGAAAATAGCTCTCAAAGTCTCAAACACTAGTAGATTAAGATACCTTGTTGCGACACAACTTCAATGCTACAGTCAAAGCCTCCATGTGTTCGGTCACAAGAACAAAAGCTGTAGGAAGTCAATCCACTAGCGTCAAACGCATATCTGCAATTCCCATGAGAGGAACACCTTCTCGGACACCTTTCAAGAGAAAGAGACACAAGAGTAGGTGGACCTCTATAAtctctgtcaccagtagactcACTGAGCTGCCTCAACCCCAACGACCACGTTCCTTCTCTGGCATACAAGACATAGAAATCAACTTTCTCTCTGCTAGAGTTATACAGCGAGAAGAACATTGAGCGGCTAGCACTCGTCTGATTCGCGTAATAATAATCCCTGTCTTCAACAGTTGGCAACCCACCGAATCTAAGATACACTTCATACCGTTTCGCCGAATCTGATGCCAACCTGAAGTGGATATGCCCACCAGCACCTCCCTGAGGGATGTTCATGAGAAAATAAGTCCATGTGCTTGTGTCCAAAGGAAGTGAGGAAACGTTGCTGAGAATAGGCTCAAGAGGGAAGTCTGTGGTCGAGTCTGAAGGTGAAGAAGCGTCATCCACCGGCAAATAATATGATTCAAAAGGTGTCAACCATCCTCTCCTCATAACCGCCTGAA
It encodes the following:
- the LOC106450860 gene encoding uncharacterized protein LOC106450860 isoform X1, whose product is MGDLYALDFDGVLCDSCGESSLSAVKAARVRWPGLFVGVDSALEEWIVDQMHIVRPVVETGYENLLLVRLLLETKMPSIRKSSVAEGLTVDGILGSWGKIKPVIMEAWDEDDKDALIDLFGKVRDDWINNDLTTWIGANRFYPGVSDALKFASSKIYIVTTKQGRFAEALLREIAGVIIPPERIYALGSGPKVEVLKLLQNKPEHQGLTLHFVEDRLATLKNVIKEPELDKWNLYLSNWGYNTEKERAEAESIPRIQVIELSTFSNKLK
- the LOC106450859 gene encoding AT-rich interactive domain-containing protein 1 isoform X2, which encodes MAGWSTAPDAAVKTPKSFDLNKSPEAVSDSDPAFDELVSSFRRLLESFVVEFCPPPPATVDLFRLFVGVSHRGGFKAVTENAAWEEVGSECGLGLSAKLIYVKYLAALARWLNRGDGGGVELPGVSDDLIGRFGDFVAQVKRKYELMREGMVSREVGGEFKWFISKARRRFDDKKVFLDSGSSSPGKRKRECSLETLKWLSEAAKDPCDVSIGSLPDRSKWDCYGSEEPWKELLLFRASRTNSDLACEKIWQKIQKMHPSLYQDSAGTSYNLRERLSFERGQFNERKAGISFEDGSGSEGSDEEDDESGGLVGPEFQAEVPEWTGITTESDPKWLGTLIWPLNKEQNNKNNLLIERDPIGKGRQDASCGCQNPGSVGCVRFHIKAKQEKLKLELGSAFYMWCFDTMGEGNLQYWTELELKKVMSLMPSPPTLIPSFFDELRSVLPSKSRGKIVSYFYNVTLLQFRANQSRMTPYEIDSDTDTQYRIATASEDPNLEANSSQKPVLLTPKKKRRR
- the LOC106450862 gene encoding uncharacterized protein LOC106450862 is translated as MEKILRSSLLCCIVFLLISNFYGSVEAGKRRIEITDDLDDVEDNEEDESWKTWGSNAETTEFDPPPDFSNMGFDQIQEEMAKRTFAPVVGFVKLRLGVQRTKDMVVDIAMKWTKVLRTGGLGVRFMAVDRSTVMFNMQNGKEVTELREFVLRQEEAYEVKIGKQEFRRPGDPPLDDVVDKLKKSKDDEGGDGNNKNDVTKDEL
- the LOC106450859 gene encoding AT-rich interactive domain-containing protein 1 isoform X1, yielding MYKMGSMNGCRIRSSSSSSSMAGWSTAPDAAVKTPKSFDLNKSPEAVSDSDPAFDELVSSFRRLLESFVVEFCPPPPATVDLFRLFVGVSHRGGFKAVTENAAWEEVGSECGLGLSAKLIYVKYLAALARWLNRGDGGGVELPGVSDDLIGRFGDFVAQVKRKYELMREGMVSREVGGEFKWFISKARRRFDDKKVFLDSGSSSPGKRKRECSLETLKWLSEAAKDPCDVSIGSLPDRSKWDCYGSEEPWKELLLFRASRTNSDLACEKIWQKIQKMHPSLYQDSAGTSYNLRERLSFERGQFNERKAGISFEDGSGSEGSDEEDDESGGLVGPEFQAEVPEWTGITTESDPKWLGTLIWPLNKEQNNKNNLLIERDPIGKGRQDASCGCQNPGSVGCVRFHIKAKQEKLKLELGSAFYMWCFDTMGEGNLQYWTELELKKVMSLMPSPPTLIPSFFDELRSVLPSKSRGKIVSYFYNVTLLQFRANQSRMTPYEIDSDTDTQYRIATASEDPNLEANSSQKPVLLTPKKKRRR
- the LOC106450860 gene encoding uncharacterized protein LOC106450860 isoform X2, which gives rise to MGDLYALDFDGVLCDSCGESSLSAVKAARVRWPGLFVGVDSALEEWIVDQMHIVRPVVETGYENLLLVRLLLETKMPSIRKSSVAEGLTVDGILGSWGKIKPVIMEAWDEDDKDALIDLFGKVRDDWINNDLTTWIGANRFYPGVSDALKFASSKIYIVTTKQGRFAEALLREIAGVIIPPERIYALGSGSVTVPAKGGSAKATPEQARTSGLDAAFCGRQTRNAEECHQGA
- the LOC106450858 gene encoding pentatricopeptide repeat-containing protein At2g46050, mitochondrial-like, which produces MRFTFRSTSILTVHFKKCSSSSASKLSARHDHGLMVKRGDYNSLFLQNKLLQAYTKSRDFYNADKLFDEMPVRNVVTWNIMIHGAIHRDGDTKEKARIGFCYLRRALLSEVGLDHVSFIGLIRLCSDSTNVEAGIQLHSLVMKQGLGSDCFVSTTLVGFYGKCGYIAEARRVFEAVLSKDLVLWNALVSSYVLNGMVDEAFGLLKVMGSSQGDHFTFSSLLSVCRVEQGKQIHAIAFKLSFQFDIPVATALVDMYAKSNHMRDARECFESMVVRNVVSWNAMIVGYGQNGEGREAVRLLGEMRSENHLQPDELTFASVLSSCAKFSAVQEVKQVQAVVIKQGYECFLSVANSLVTAYSKSGSLSEALVCFHSIKAPDLVSWTSVIGALAFHGFAEESLRMFESMVQTLHPDKITFLEVMSACSHGGLVQEGIRCLKLMTEVYKMEPEEEHYTCLIDLLGRAGFIDEALDVLRSMPIEPRADALAAFTGACNIHEKRESMKWGAKKLLEIELSKPVNYSLLSKAYVSEGHWNQAATVRITERRNCNNPKTPGCSWLGD
- the LOC106450857 gene encoding uncharacterized protein LOC106450857 produces the protein MAKIWIMGLTALLVFFSWAVSICDSLQDSVLEDDNNGSFFTVSSFRYPKSQVRPYDTRYIRVDLPPWFSSLNVAMESDVDISAKSVSKISKSLLPVICFRDGSPPLPDASTNALKGLELGRLFNGSFEGAQDIEIAEQCYPMQKNISLRLTNEQISPGAWYVGLFNGIGVTRTQGKMIVSSSAFSFSANITVEGCKTATMWGPSCNQTIHPLSCSRFDNQTGSVVSCSDSSPNSCLTGAETKTYALDVDGISEQLVITASNVKVDSNESYLMCYARFGAIASETLHDYAGDIHKAPLVINKPKVGRWYIVASFSGATDSSSKVCFSLNVKVLGCPVGKAGPNCGQQIYMLQAVMRRGWLTPFESYYLPVDDASSPSDSTTDFPLEPILSNVSSLPLDTSTWTYFLMNIPQGGAGGHIHFRLASDSAKRYEVYLRFGGLPTVEDRDYYYANQTSASRSMFFSLYNSSREKVDFYVLYAREGTWSLGLRQLSESTGDRDYRGPPTLVSLSLERCPRRCSSHGNCRYAFDASGLTSYSFCSCDRTHGGFDCSIEVVSQQGHIIQSIALIASNAAALLPAYWALRQREYPEWVLFTSSGISSALYHACDVGTWCVLTYNVLQFMDFWLSFMAVIGTFVYLSTADESVKRTIHTVVAILTALLALTKATRASNVIIVLAIGSLGLLIGFLVEFITKYRSYCGSAGFSMNMLDRPRAVKEWFSSLIKTLKKRFHWGFMAAGLVAFTMAAISFKVETSSSYWIWHSIWHFTIYTSSFFFLCSKIAIVNNENQTLQGADNYELTRQDSLPRN